The proteins below are encoded in one region of Pelagibacterium flavum:
- a CDS encoding IS630 family transposase (programmed frameshift), which translates to MTAPLSNDLRERVVGAIETGESCRSVAARFGVAVSSAVKWHQRYRATGSVEPGKMGGHRKRILDPHRSFIVERIDQRPHLTLHGLKEELAARGVKVSHDTVWKFLRREGLRFKKTLFALEHARADIARRRRRWRSFQADLDPRRLVFIDETWIKTNMAPLRGWGQKGKRLRGFAPHGHWRTLTFLAALRCDRLTAPCVFDGPINGQCFRAYVEQQLVPVLEPGDIVVMDNLGSHKAAAIRQAIKAAGARLWFLPPYSPDLNPIEQAFAKIKHWMRQAQMRTLEDTWRHVGHLISNISQDECANYLENAGYASVKN; encoded by the exons ATGACAGCACCTCTATCCAATGATCTTCGCGAGCGTGTCGTTGGTGCGATCGAGACCGGTGAGAGCTGCCGGTCTGTCGCGGCCCGCTTTGGTGTTGCCGTTTCCTCGGCGGTGAAGTGGCATCAGCGCTACCGGGCTACGGGCTCGGTGGAGCCCGGCAAGATGGGTGGGCACCGCAAGCGCATTCTCGACCCTCACCGATCATTCATCGTTGAGCGCATTGACCAGAGACCGCATCTGACGCTGCACGGACTGAAGGAGGAGCTGGCGGCGCGCGGGGTGAAGGTGTCGCACGATACGGTGTGGAAATTCCTGCGCCGTGAGGGGCTTCGTTTC AAAAAAACACTGTTCGCCCTTGAGCATGCTCGTGCCGACATAGCCCGGCGGCGACGGCGCTGGCGGTCTTTTCAGGCGGATCTCGATCCCCGGCGGCTGGTGTTCATTGATGAGACATGGATCAAGACCAACATGGCGCCGCTGCGTGGCTGGGGGCAGAAGGGCAAACGCCTGCGTGGTTTTGCCCCGCATGGTCACTGGCGCACGCTCACCTTCTTGGCCGCATTGCGCTGCGACCGGCTGACGGCGCCTTGCGTGTTCGACGGGCCGATCAATGGTCAGTGCTTCCGCGCCTATGTCGAGCAGCAACTCGTGCCGGTGCTGGAACCTGGCGATATCGTCGTCATGGACAATCTCGGCAGCCACAAGGCCGCAGCCATTCGCCAAGCCATCAAGGCCGCCGGTGCCAGGCTCTGGTTCCTGCCGCCCTATTCGCCCGACCTCAACCCGATCGAGCAGGCCTTCGCCAAGATCAAGCATTGGATGCGCCAAGCCCAAATGCGCACCCTTGAGGATACATGGCGTCACGTCGGCCACCTCATCTCAAACATCAGCCAAGACGAATGCGCAAATTATCTCGAAAATGCAGGATACGCTTCTGTTAAAAACTGA
- a CDS encoding glutamine amidotransferase-related protein, whose amino-acid sequence MYLTIIETGLVPEPLRGRFRPYPEMFATMLARHGAGITPRFVPVLEGAPLPDPAKQEAVLITGSPAGVYDPLPWMNPLRDFIRQAHESGTKMVGICFGHQIIADALGGDVRKSEKGWGLGRHVYDVMPVHPHFVPGVEKLAIACSHQDQVIAPPPMARVILRNEFAPNAGLVYAGGKILSFQPHPEFEDDYASALIDLRRGKVSDDTVEAAHDSMKTRSDSVVLSGAISRFLTS is encoded by the coding sequence ATGTATCTCACCATCATTGAAACGGGCCTCGTGCCAGAGCCATTGCGCGGCCGGTTCCGTCCCTATCCGGAAATGTTTGCCACCATGCTGGCCCGCCATGGCGCCGGCATCACACCCCGCTTCGTGCCTGTGCTCGAGGGGGCGCCGCTGCCCGATCCCGCAAAGCAGGAGGCCGTGCTGATCACCGGTTCGCCAGCCGGTGTTTACGACCCGCTGCCCTGGATGAACCCGCTGCGCGATTTCATTCGCCAGGCCCATGAAAGCGGCACCAAGATGGTGGGCATCTGCTTTGGCCACCAGATCATCGCAGACGCCTTGGGCGGAGATGTGCGCAAATCGGAAAAGGGATGGGGACTGGGGCGGCACGTCTATGACGTCATGCCTGTTCATCCCCATTTCGTGCCGGGTGTCGAAAAATTGGCCATAGCCTGTTCCCATCAGGACCAGGTGATAGCGCCGCCGCCAATGGCCAGAGTGATCCTGCGCAACGAATTTGCGCCCAACGCAGGGCTGGTCTATGCCGGGGGCAAGATACTGAGTTTCCAGCCTCACCCGGAATTCGAAGACGATTATGCCAGCGCGCTGATCGATCTGCGGCGTGGCAAGGTTTCTGACGACACAGTCGAAGCGGCGCACGATTCGATGAAGACCCGCTCGGACAGTGTGGTCCTCTCGGGAGCCATCAGCCGGTTTCTGACCAGCTAG
- the msrB gene encoding peptide-methionine (R)-S-oxide reductase MsrB, which yields MIDRRNFLLAGTAATSAATLGFVLTAKGAEGDFPFTLTEAEWRERLDDMQYYVLREHGTERSFTSELDKLYEPGIYHCAGCAQALYSSEAKYDSRTGWPSFWEALPDAIGTSIDTTFMMVRTECHCSNCGGHLGHIFDDGPEPTGKRHCINGVALTFVPA from the coding sequence CCGCCACCAGCGCCGCCACATTGGGCTTTGTCCTGACTGCCAAAGGCGCCGAGGGGGATTTTCCCTTTACTCTCACCGAAGCCGAATGGCGCGAGCGGCTCGACGACATGCAATATTATGTGCTGCGCGAGCACGGCACCGAGCGATCCTTTACCTCGGAGCTCGACAAGCTCTACGAGCCCGGCATCTATCATTGCGCCGGCTGTGCGCAGGCGCTCTATTCGTCGGAAGCCAAATATGACAGCCGCACCGGCTGGCCCAGCTTCTGGGAAGCGCTGCCAGACGCGATCGGCACTTCGATCGACACGACATTCATGATGGTGCGCACCGAATGCCATTGCTCGAACTGTGGTGGACATCTGGGCCATATTTTCGATGACGGACCCGAACCGACCGGCAAGCGCCACTGCATCAACGGCGTCGCCTTGACGTTCGTCCCGGCCTAG